The following proteins come from a genomic window of Rutidosis leptorrhynchoides isolate AG116_Rl617_1_P2 chromosome 10, CSIRO_AGI_Rlap_v1, whole genome shotgun sequence:
- the LOC139870058 gene encoding uncharacterized protein: protein MDTNWMSSPRNSSAYKKGLDKFIDYIFKKEGVNGEIACPCNKCVNLKWVGWYDARTHLLCDGFFKGCTIKTSISEPCDIPMEDAEDDMIGFVSDTHHWFDDNILETEDHSLPNKSAKKFYKGLESAKQELYPGCKKFFILSFVVRLFHSKCISKCNDKGFSMIIDTLREAFPEVAIPKSLYDLWKLIRDLGLGYEKIDAYPNNCMLYWKENKDKTECVICHSSRYKTSEVDSDNEENLTTNDHNKVPAKVLRYFPVIPRLQRLYMSSEVATSMRWHEEGRTKDGLLRHPVDSPAWQTFDHNYPEFAKESRNVRLGLASDGFNPFGNMSNSHSTWLVVLIPYSLPPWMCMKKPYFMLTLLIPGPSVPGNNIDIYLEPLVDELKLLWDHRVETYESSTNNNFQMRADMIWTISDFPAYANLSGWSTKVKDNPVLPYNWKKRSIFFKLPYWKDNLIRHNLDVMHIEKNVCDSVIGTLMNLDGKTKDHLNGRYDLEEMGIRKELHPEVLENNKVYLPPTCFSMNKKEKDRFCRMLRAGKVPDGYSAKISRCVQLNPPKIGGLKSHDNHILMQQLLPICIRNSLPKHAYEIPSVLSVVMKLCRYYRRLCCKVLDPTELVQMENDIGKIFCDMEGIFSPSFFDIMVHLSVHLAYEARIGGSVHYRWMYPIEREHLSILWRENKKERQHLIQRMHSNKFEKWFGKHVRKLHKQGVDGISEDLRHLANGPSEYTEKKRKMQNSGVMLEATTNSFSSVRDKNPIVGVVTYYGVLKEIIELQYGADKKVVLFRCDWISNGSSQKEDKNGFTMLNFCRLKEDKEPFILASQAQQVFYVKDCVHKGWKVVIKTKPRDSYEMNALTYLDDVETHLQSETGIGPQIDENMNIELVREDIDGIVVDNITTTYTDTNEDHLEDDAIID from the exons ATGGACACAAATTGGATGTCTAGCCCGAGAAACTCTTCTGCATATAAAAAAGGTCTTGATAAGTTTATtgattatatatttaaaaaggaGGGTGTAAATGGTGAGATAGCATGCCCATGTAATAAGTGTGTTAATCTAAAATGGGTTGGATGGTATGATGCTAGAACACATCTACTATGTGACGGTTTTTTTAAAGGCTGTACAATTAAAACTTCGATCAGTGAACCATGTGACATTCCTATGGAAGATGCTGAAGATGACATGATAGGGTTCGTGTCTGACACCCATCATTGGTTTGATGATAACATACTCGAAACTGAAGATCATAGCTTACCAAACAAAAGTGCCAAAAAGTTTTATAAAGGATTGGAGAGTGCCAAGCAAGAACTATACCCCGGATGTAAAAAGTTCTTTATTCTTTCTTTCGTAGTTAGACTATTTCATAGCAAGTGTATTAGCAAATGTAATGACAAGGGTTTCAGCATGATCATTGATACTTTAAGGGAAGCCTTCCCGGAAGTAGCCATACCTAAGTCATTGTATGATCTATGGAAGTTAATAAGAGATTTAGGACTAGGTTATGAAAAAATTGATGCATACCCTAATAATTGTATGTTGTATTGGAAAGAAAACAAGGATAAAACGGAGTGTGTCATATGTCACTCGTCACGGTATAAAACAAGTGAAGTTGATTCAGATAATGAGGAAAACTTAACAACCAATGATCATAATAAGGTCCCAGCAAAGGTTTTGCGTTACTTTCCTGTCATCCCGCGTTTGCAAAGGTTATATATGTCATCTGAAGTTGCTACCTCCATGAGATGGCACGAAGAGGGTCGCACGAAAGATGGTTTACTGAGACATCCGGTAGATTCACCAGCTTGGCAAACATTTGATCATAATTATCCTGAATTTGCAAAGGAATCCCGTAATGTCAGGCTTGGTTTAGCGAGTGACGGGTTTAACCCTTTTGGAAATATGAGTAATTCCCATAGTACATGGCTTGTTGTATTGATTCCATATAGTCTACCTCCTTGGATGTGCATGAAAAAACCCTATTTCATGCTTACTCTACTAATACCAGGACCATCTGTGCCAGGGAATAATATAGACATATATTTGGAACCTCTAGTGGATGAGCTAAAGTTGTTGTGGGATCATAGAGTAGAGACATATGAATCATCAACAAACAATAACTTTCAAATGCGTGCTGATATGATATGGACAATAAGTGACTTTCCGGCGTATGCCAACTTATCTGGATGGAGCACCAAAG TCAAGGACAACCCAGTATTGCCATATAATTGGAAGAAGAGAAGTATATTCTTCAAATTACCGTACTGGAAAGACAACTTGATACGACATAATCTAGATGTAATGCATATTGAGAAAAATGTATGTGATAGTGTCATTGGAACATTAATGAATTTAGATGGAAAGACAAAAGATCATTTAAATGGGCGTTATGATTTAGAAGAAATGGGAATTCGAAAGGAACTACATCCCGAAGTTCTAGAAAACAACAAAGTGTATTTGCCACCTACATGTTTCTCAatgaataaaaaagaaaaagatagATTTTGTCGGATGCTTAGAGCAGGAAAAGTTCCTGATGGTTATTCAGCTAAGATCTCAAGATGCGTTCAACTCAACCCTCCAAAAATTGGTGGCCTTAAAAGTCACGACAATCATATTTTGATGCAACAGTTGCTTCCAATTTGCATACGAAATAGTCTACCTAAGCAT gcatacgaaataccttcagtcctCTCTGTTGTGATGAAGTTGTGTCGTTACTATAGACGCTTATGCTGTAAAGTTCTCGATCCAACTGAATTGGTTCAAATGGAAAATGATATTGGAAAAATATTTTGCGATATGGAGGGGATTTTTTCACCATCATTCTTTGACATAATGGTTCATCTTTCTGTTCACCTTGCGTATGAGGCTAGAATTGGAGGATCTGTGCATTATCGTTGGATGTATCCAATTGAGAG AGAACATCTGAGTATTCTTTGGCGTGAAAATAAGAAAGAACGTCAGCATTTGATACAGCGTATGCACAGTAACAAATTTGAGAAATGGTTTGGGAAACAT GTTCGTAAGTTGCATAAACAAGGTGTAGACGGAATATCAGAAGATCTAAGGCATTTGGCAAATGGCCCATCTGAGTAT ACAGAGAAGAAAAGGAAAATGCAGAATAGTGGAGTAATGCTCGAGGCAACAACAAATAGCTTCTCAAGTGTTAGAGATAAAAATCCTATTGTTGGGGTCGTAACATATTACGGGGTTTTAAAAGAAATCATTGAGCTACAGTATGGTGCTGATAAAAAAGTAGTCTTATTTCGATGTGACTGGATCTCAAATGGTTCAAGTCAAAAGGAAGATAAAAATGGGTTTACAATGCTCAATTTTTGTCGATTGAAGGAAGATAAAGAGCCGTTCATACTAGCAAGTCAAGCTCAACAAGTGTTTTATGTTAAAGATTGTGTTCACAAAGGATGGAAAGTTGTTATCAAGACAAAGCCTAGAGattcttatgaaatgaatgcactAACATATCTTGATGACGTGGAAACACACCTGCAGAGCGAAACAGGTATTGGTCCTCAaattgatgaaaatatgaacattgagTTGGTTAGAGAGGACATAGATGGGATTGTCGTTGACAATATTACTACAACATATACGGACACAAATGAGGATCATCTTGAAGATGATGCTATCATTGATTAA